One part of the Nostoc sp. PCC 7120 = FACHB-418 genome encodes these proteins:
- a CDS encoding protein kinase domain-containing protein, with translation MEQLLDNRYRVIKTLGSGGFGETFLAEDSQMPSNRRCVVKQLRPIHNNPQIYQLVQERFQREAAILEDLGSYSGQIPTLYAYFQSNTQFYVVQEWVEGDTLTAKLKQQGVLSESAVRDILINLLPVLEYVHSKRIIHRDIKPDNIILRHRDGKPVLIDFGAVRESMGTVINSQGNPTSSIVIGTPGYMPSEQAAGRPVYSSDLYSLGLTAIYLLTGKQPQELETEPHSGEIIWHRYALNISPTLAAVIDRAIAYHPRERFTTAREMLEALQLGVVSYPPTVPYQQPQSSPTVPYQQPPVVTTPPFATQTNTVAVSPGTAPTPQPINHNNSNKGILMGSLIAGGLIGASVVIGFALTRPNQPVTQTTSLPSETTISNNDTPTVEPSPTDTPETPISQTVTQDPTPQASVRFPINSRPFTTPIDSKPRNTTEPTTSVPQPTTPSEPQITTPVEATDRPSPEQAVQNYYETINQGEYSTAWNLLASSFQNNRKLHPRGYDSYLDWWGGQVENVDVEQVSLLKANADTATVNARLRYFMKSGRQSSSSVRFSLVWDADNNRWVVSGAR, from the coding sequence ATGGAACAGCTGCTTGACAATCGTTATCGGGTGATTAAAACCTTGGGTAGTGGTGGCTTTGGGGAAACATTCTTAGCCGAAGATAGCCAAATGCCCTCCAACCGTCGTTGTGTAGTAAAACAGCTCAGACCAATTCATAATAATCCCCAGATTTATCAACTCGTACAAGAACGTTTTCAAAGAGAAGCGGCAATTTTAGAAGATTTGGGTAGCTACTCAGGACAAATACCCACCTTATATGCTTATTTCCAGTCGAATACCCAATTCTACGTAGTTCAAGAATGGGTAGAAGGGGATACCCTCACAGCCAAACTTAAACAGCAAGGCGTATTGAGTGAAAGCGCCGTTCGAGATATTTTAATCAACTTATTACCCGTTCTGGAGTACGTCCACTCCAAGCGCATCATTCACCGCGACATCAAACCAGACAACATAATTTTGCGCCATCGTGACGGTAAACCTGTATTGATTGATTTTGGTGCAGTGCGGGAATCAATGGGAACAGTCATTAATTCCCAAGGTAATCCTACCAGTTCCATTGTCATTGGTACACCCGGATATATGCCCAGCGAGCAAGCAGCCGGAAGACCAGTTTATTCCAGTGATTTATATAGTTTAGGTCTGACAGCAATTTATTTGCTCACCGGCAAACAGCCACAGGAATTAGAAACAGAACCCCACAGTGGGGAGATTATTTGGCATAGATACGCCTTGAATATAAGTCCTACATTAGCAGCTGTGATTGATCGAGCGATCGCCTACCATCCACGAGAACGTTTCACCACCGCGAGAGAAATGCTCGAAGCTTTGCAATTAGGTGTAGTCAGTTACCCCCCAACAGTTCCCTATCAGCAACCACAATCATCACCCACTGTCCCTTATCAGCAACCACCAGTAGTAACTACACCACCCTTTGCAACTCAAACCAACACCGTCGCCGTAAGTCCGGGTACTGCACCCACACCACAACCGATAAATCACAACAACAGCAATAAAGGTATCCTCATGGGTAGTTTAATTGCTGGCGGTTTGATTGGTGCTTCCGTAGTCATTGGCTTTGCCCTCACTAGACCAAATCAGCCTGTAACACAAACAACATCTTTACCTAGTGAAACTACTATCAGCAACAATGATACCCCAACTGTGGAACCATCACCCACAGACACCCCTGAAACACCTATAAGTCAGACTGTCACTCAAGATCCCACACCACAGGCATCTGTCCGATTTCCCATCAACTCAAGACCTTTTACCACACCTATAGATTCCAAACCCAGAAATACCACCGAACCAACTACATCAGTTCCACAGCCAACCACACCATCAGAACCCCAAATTACAACCCCAGTAGAAGCAACAGATAGACCTTCACCAGAACAAGCTGTACAAAACTATTACGAAACTATAAATCAGGGCGAATATAGTACTGCATGGAATCTGCTAGCTTCCAGCTTCCAAAATAATAGAAAATTGCACCCCAGAGGCTATGATTCCTATCTTGATTGGTGGGGTGGACAAGTGGAAAATGTAGATGTGGAACAAGTAAGTTTGCTAAAAGCGAATGCAGACACAGCCACGGTTAATGCTCGGTTGAGATATTTTATGAAAAGTGGCAGGCAATCATCTAGTTCTGTGCGCTTCTCTTTAGTATGGGATGCGGACAATAATAGATGGGTTGTCAGTGGTGCTAGATAG
- a CDS encoding magnesium chelatase subunit H, which produces MFTHVKSTIRHIAPDNLRGRNLIKVVYVVLESQYQSALSQAVRTINANNPNLAIEISGYLIEELRDPENYEEFKREIEGANIFIASLIFIEDLAQKVVAAVEPHRDRLDVAVVFPSMPEVMRLNKMGSFSLAQLGQSKSAIAQFMRKRKEKSGAGFQDGMLKLLRTLPQVLKYLPVEKAQDARNFMLSFQYWLGGSPENLENFLLMLTDKYVLKAVEKQNSASVEYEAPVVYPDLGIWHPLAPSMFEDVREYLNWYTARKDISSDLKDPLAPCVGLVLQRTHLVTGDDAHYVAMVQELEALGARVLPVFAGGLDFSKPVDAYFYEPTTKTPLVDAVISLTGFALVGGPARQDHPKAIDALKRLNRPYMVALPLVFQTTEEWLDSDLGLHPIQVALQIAIPELDGAIEPIILSGRDGTTGKAIALQDRIAAVAQRALKWANLRRKPKLNKKVAITVFSFPPDKGNVGTAAYLDVFGSIYEVMQALRNNGYDVQDLPENAQELMEQVIHDAQAQYASPELNIAYKMSVPEYEELTPYSQRLEENWGPPPGNLNSDGQNLLIYGKQFGNVFIGVQPTFGYEGDPMRLLFSRSASPHHGFAAYYTYLERVWGADAVLHFGTHGSLEFMPGKQMGMSGECYPDNLIGTIPNLYYYAANNPSEATIAKRRSYAETISYLTPPAENAGLYKGLKELSELIASYQTLKDSGRGIPIVNTIMDKCRIVNLDKDINLPETDAKDMTPEERDNIVGSVYRKLMEIESRLLPCGLHVIGKPPTAEEAIATLVNIASLDRQEEEILSLPRIIANSLGRDIDEIYQNNDRGILEDVQLLQDITLATRAAVRALVEEQTNAEGRVSLVSKLNFFNMGKKEPWVESLHQSGYPKVDTSALKPLFEYLEFCLQQVCADNELGALLKGLEGEYILPGPGGDPIRNPDVLPTGKNIHALDPQSIPTAAAVQSAKIVVDRLLARNKADNNGNWPETIACVLWGTDNIKTYGESLAQIMWMVGVRPVPDALGRVNKLELIPLEELGRPRIDVVINCSGVFRDLFINQMNLLDQGVKMAAEADEPLEMNFVRKHALQQAEEMGINLRQAATRVFSNASGSYSSNINLAVENSTWDSEAELQEMYLKRKSFSFNSDNPGMMDESRQLFESTLKTADATFQNLDSSEISLTDVSHYFDSDPTKLVASLRGDGKKPSSYIADTTTANAQVRTLSETVRLDARTKLLNPKWYEGMLSHGYEGVRELSKRLVNTTGWSATAGAVDNWIYEDTNETFIKDEEMQKRLLNLNPHSFRKIVSTLLEVNGRGYWETSEENLDRLRELYQEVEDRIEGIE; this is translated from the coding sequence ATGTTCACCCACGTCAAGTCCACCATTAGACACATTGCGCCTGATAACCTGCGCGGACGTAATTTAATTAAGGTGGTCTATGTCGTGCTTGAGTCCCAGTACCAGAGCGCACTGTCGCAAGCGGTTCGCACGATTAACGCGAATAATCCCAACCTGGCGATTGAAATCAGTGGGTATTTGATTGAGGAACTGAGAGATCCAGAGAACTACGAAGAGTTCAAGCGGGAGATCGAGGGTGCCAATATTTTCATCGCTTCATTGATTTTCATCGAAGACTTAGCACAGAAAGTAGTTGCAGCAGTAGAACCACACCGCGATCGCTTAGACGTTGCCGTTGTCTTTCCCTCGATGCCAGAAGTTATGCGCCTGAACAAGATGGGCAGCTTTTCTCTGGCACAGTTGGGACAGTCGAAAAGTGCGATCGCCCAATTTATGCGGAAACGCAAAGAAAAATCCGGTGCGGGATTCCAAGATGGGATGCTGAAGTTATTGCGAACCTTGCCGCAAGTACTGAAGTATTTACCAGTGGAGAAAGCACAGGACGCTCGCAATTTTATGTTGAGCTTTCAGTATTGGCTAGGAGGTTCACCAGAAAATCTGGAAAACTTCTTGCTGATGCTAACTGATAAATATGTATTAAAAGCAGTAGAAAAACAGAATTCTGCATCCGTAGAATATGAAGCGCCAGTTGTATATCCTGATTTGGGGATTTGGCATCCTTTAGCGCCGAGTATGTTTGAGGATGTCAGAGAATACCTCAACTGGTACACAGCCCGTAAGGATATATCCAGCGATTTAAAAGATCCCTTAGCACCCTGTGTAGGGTTGGTATTACAACGCACTCACCTAGTTACCGGTGATGATGCCCATTATGTGGCAATGGTGCAGGAGTTGGAAGCCTTAGGGGCAAGGGTATTGCCAGTTTTTGCAGGTGGTCTGGATTTCTCCAAGCCTGTGGATGCTTACTTTTACGAACCAACGACTAAAACCCCGTTAGTAGATGCAGTGATCTCTCTCACTGGTTTTGCGTTGGTGGGTGGCCCGGCTAGACAAGACCATCCTAAAGCAATTGACGCACTTAAACGCCTGAATCGTCCTTATATGGTGGCATTGCCTTTAGTCTTCCAAACGACTGAAGAATGGTTGGATAGCGATTTAGGCTTACATCCGATTCAGGTGGCTTTGCAGATTGCCATTCCCGAACTAGATGGGGCAATTGAACCGATTATATTATCGGGTAGAGATGGCACAACAGGAAAAGCGATCGCCTTACAAGACCGTATCGCCGCAGTTGCTCAACGCGCTTTAAAATGGGCTAACCTGCGCCGCAAACCCAAACTCAACAAAAAAGTTGCTATCACAGTTTTCAGTTTCCCACCTGATAAAGGTAATGTCGGGACGGCTGCTTACTTAGATGTATTTGGTTCCATCTACGAAGTAATGCAGGCTTTGAGAAACAACGGCTACGATGTGCAGGACTTACCAGAAAACGCTCAAGAGTTGATGGAACAAGTCATCCACGACGCACAAGCACAGTATGCTAGCCCGGAACTCAACATTGCTTATAAGATGTCAGTCCCAGAATATGAGGAACTAACACCTTATTCCCAACGCCTAGAAGAAAACTGGGGGCCACCACCAGGAAACCTCAACAGCGACGGACAAAACCTGTTAATTTACGGTAAGCAATTTGGTAACGTCTTCATTGGTGTACAACCCACCTTTGGTTACGAAGGCGACCCCATGCGGTTGTTGTTCTCCCGTTCTGCTAGTCCTCACCACGGCTTTGCTGCTTACTACACTTACCTAGAAAGAGTTTGGGGTGCTGATGCTGTACTGCACTTCGGTACACACGGTTCCTTGGAATTTATGCCAGGTAAGCAAATGGGGATGTCTGGTGAATGTTACCCAGATAACTTAATTGGCACAATTCCCAACCTGTACTATTACGCAGCCAATAACCCCAGCGAAGCGACAATTGCTAAACGCCGCAGTTACGCTGAGACAATTTCTTACCTAACACCACCTGCGGAAAACGCTGGTTTGTACAAAGGTTTGAAAGAACTCAGTGAGTTAATTGCGTCTTACCAAACCTTAAAAGATAGCGGTCGTGGTATCCCCATCGTCAACACGATCATGGATAAATGCCGCATCGTCAACCTGGATAAAGATATTAACTTGCCAGAAACCGATGCCAAAGATATGACCCCCGAAGAACGGGATAATATTGTCGGCAGCGTTTACCGCAAGTTGATGGAAATCGAATCCCGGTTATTACCTTGTGGTTTGCACGTCATTGGTAAACCCCCAACGGCAGAGGAAGCGATCGCCACACTAGTCAACATTGCCAGCTTAGACCGTCAAGAAGAAGAAATTCTCAGCTTACCCCGGATCATCGCTAACAGCCTGGGGCGCGACATTGACGAAATTTACCAAAATAACGACAGAGGCATACTAGAAGATGTCCAATTACTACAAGACATCACCCTAGCCACCCGCGCCGCCGTCCGCGCCTTGGTAGAAGAACAAACCAACGCAGAAGGACGAGTTTCCCTCGTTTCCAAGTTGAATTTCTTCAACATGGGCAAAAAAGAACCTTGGGTAGAATCCCTGCATCAATCAGGTTATCCCAAAGTTGACACCTCAGCCTTAAAACCCCTGTTCGAGTATTTAGAATTCTGCTTACAACAAGTTTGTGCAGACAACGAACTCGGCGCATTACTCAAAGGCTTAGAAGGCGAATACATATTACCCGGCCCTGGTGGAGACCCCATCCGCAACCCAGATGTATTACCCACAGGTAAAAACATCCACGCCCTCGACCCCCAATCAATCCCCACAGCCGCCGCCGTCCAATCAGCCAAAATTGTCGTAGATCGGCTATTGGCACGGAACAAAGCTGACAACAATGGTAATTGGCCAGAAACCATCGCCTGCGTCCTTTGGGGAACGGATAACATCAAAACCTATGGCGAATCCCTAGCCCAAATCATGTGGATGGTTGGTGTACGTCCGGTTCCCGATGCTTTGGGACGGGTGAACAAGTTGGAGTTAATACCCCTAGAAGAGTTGGGACGACCCAGAATTGACGTAGTAATTAACTGTTCTGGCGTATTCCGCGACTTGTTCATTAACCAGATGAACTTGTTAGACCAAGGGGTGAAGATGGCGGCGGAAGCGGATGAACCATTAGAAATGAACTTCGTCCGCAAACACGCACTGCAACAAGCTGAGGAAATGGGTATTAACCTCAGACAAGCAGCCACCCGCGTGTTCTCCAACGCTTCTGGTTCCTACTCCTCAAACATAAACTTGGCAGTAGAAAACAGCACATGGGATAGCGAAGCCGAATTACAGGAAATGTACCTCAAGCGCAAATCCTTCTCCTTCAATTCCGATAACCCCGGAATGATGGACGAATCCCGCCAGCTTTTTGAAAGCACCTTAAAAACTGCTGACGCAACCTTCCAAAACCTGGATTCCTCCGAGATTAGCTTGACTGACGTTTCCCACTACTTCGACTCAGACCCCACCAAGTTGGTAGCAAGTCTGCGTGGTGATGGAAAGAAACCTTCATCCTACATTGCAGACACCACCACAGCTAACGCCCAAGTCCGCACATTATCCGAAACCGTCCGCCTAGATGCTCGTACCAAATTGTTAAATCCCAAGTGGTATGAAGGTATGCTATCTCACGGTTACGAAGGTGTCCGCGAACTCTCCAAGCGGTTGGTAAATACCACAGGTTGGAGTGCGACAGCCGGCGCAGTCGATAACTGGATTTATGAGGATACTAACGAAACCTTCATTAAAGATGAAGAAATGCAGAAACGGTTACTTAACCTTAACCCCCATTCTTTCCGCAAGATTGTCTCAACTTTGTTGGAAGTGAATGGTCGTGGTTATTGGGAAACTAGCGAGGAGAATTTAGACCGCCTCCGCGAGTTGTACCAAGAAGTTGAAGACCGGATTGAAGGCATAGAATAG